AGATTTGATAATCCCAGTCGTGCCTGCAATGCTTGGCCAGCTGCGAGTGGCGCGGCAGCTCGATCTACGCCGACAAAGGTCGAGCCGGGCAAGTACCATGCCATGGGAATCAAATTTCCACCGCTCGCGCAACCTAGTTCAAGTACCCTCGCGCAAGTCGGAGACGCTGGAGTCATACCGAACCACTGCCCCAAGGCCGCCAGACAGGCAGGGTGAGTATCGGTAAGTGGTGTACTGTCGTAGGGGATAGCGTCGTAGGATTCGATGGCGTGCCCCCAAAAAATTGTAAGGTTAACAAAAATAACTTTTTTATAAAGCCAATATGGTGGCATCAACATTCTACTCAAGAATATCGTGACACTCTAACCTCACTTAGTGCAAGCCCTACTATCACTACATATTTTCCCTAGTACGTTTTTACTATTCAAAAAATGTTGTTTCTCCCTTGCCACGACGTACCACTACAGGTGTTTCGTCCACCAGATCGATAACGGTAGTGGGTTCTAGGCCACAATTACCCCCATCAATAATCAGATCAATCTGTGGATCAAGCTGGTCGCGAATTTCCTCGGGATCAGCCAATGGTTCGCGTGATCCAGGAAGAATAAGGGTGGAACTCATGATGGGTTCCGCCAAGGCTATCAATAGCGCGCGCGCGATGGGATGATCGGGAACACGCAAGCCGATGGTTTTACGTTTAGGATTTTGCAGGCGGCGAGGAACCTCGTGGGTCGCCTTGAGAATGAAGGTGTACGGCCCAGGTGTGAGGGAACGTAGGAGACGAAATACCGGATTGTCTACCCGGGCGTACCAAGACAATTCGGAAAGGTCGCGACAAACTAACGTGAAATGATGGTTGTCATCCACACACCGAATATGCCGAATCCGATCCTGCGCAGTTTTATTACCAATTTGACATCCCAAAGCATAAGAAGAGTCGGTGGGATAGGCAATCACGCCACCCTCCCTGATGATCACCACTGCCTGGTTGATGAGTCGAGATTGAGGATTTTTAGGATGAATGGATAAATATTGAGCCATGTTGTTTGCGTCAACCAACGGAGAGCATCATAAATCCTCGGCGTGAAAACCCATCGATCCCGTAGGGTCCGAGGTTTTTGACTCTTTTAAGTACAGCAAGATTCGTTTGTCCACTTAATCCAGGTGATTTCACTTTCTTTTTTAAGTAATTCATATAAAGTCAAAGCTACTTCAATAGAATCATGACGAATCAAGGCGCGCCTCAAGTTGTCGCCTTTTACTTGCATTGGTATCTTTTGGCTTAAAAAATCCTTGCCTAAAAAAACTGTTTTTCTACCCACGAAATCTTCTTCCTGAAATTCAACCAGGAATTCACCCTCCTGTGAATAGGCAGCCAAAAATTCTTCATCCGGTTTTCTCGAATTATACAGGACGAAGTCAAAGATATCTTTTTGACCTAAATAGGATTCAATTAATTTTATAAAATCAATGACTCTAAAATTTGCTGTGTGCATTTTTTGTGTCATGATGTTACAAATATAGACCTTAAGCGCTTTTGATGCCCTGATGGTCTTTGCCATGCTCCTAACCATGAGATTCGGTAAAATGCTCGTATAAACGTCACCCGGACAAATCACAATCATGTCACTATTTAACAGCCTTTCTATGGCCTTGGGATTATATCCTGGTTCCGGTTTAAATCTTAATGATTCAATCGGCTTTTCCTTAAGATCAATTTTATGTTCGCCAACAATCACTTCGCCATCAGGCGTCCGCGCGATTAAATGAACATCGTCGAGCGTTACCGGTATAACCTTTCCTTTGGTCTTGAGAATTTCACCCGCGAAATTTAACGCCATTTCAAAACTGCCCGTAATTTGTTGAAAGGCAGTGATCAATAAATTACCGAAATTCTGGCCAGCAAATATTCCTTCATTAAAACGAAAATTAAAAACCTGTCGCCAAATTTCGTCTGACTCGGACAAGGCGACCAGGCATTGTCGTATATCACCCGGCGGCAAAGCACCAAGTTCATCCCTTAAAGTTCCCGATGAACCGCCATCATCAAACATGGTAATGATGGCAGCTAAATCCAAATCCGGAAAATTTTTTAATCCGTTCAAAATTGTAAAAGAACCCGTTCCTCCACCAATCACCGTAACTTTATACATTCAATCATCTCCCCATACTGTTAGCCGGTGGTCATGGATTTACTCCAGGCTAATCCGCAAAGCAGCGGTAATTGCCCAGGGGGAGAGGCTCATTGCCAGGG
The Gammaproteobacteria bacterium genome window above contains:
- a CDS encoding putative gluconeogenesis factor (Evidence 3 : Putative function from multiple computational evidences) — translated: MYKVTVIGGGTGSFTILNGLKNFPDLDLAAIITMFDDGGSSGTLRDELGALPPGDIRQCLVALSESDEIWRQVFNFRFNEGIFAGQNFGNLLITAFQQITGSFEMALNFAGEILKTKGKVIPVTLDDVHLIARTPDGEVIVGEHKIDLKEKPIESLRFKPEPGYNPKAIERLLNSDMIVICPGDVYTSILPNLMVRSMAKTIRASKALKVYICNIMTQKMHTANFRVIDFIKLIESYLGQKDIFDFVLYNSRKPDEEFLAAYSQEGEFLVEFQEEDFVGRKTVFLGKDFLSQKIPMQVKGDNLRRALIRHDSIEVALTLYELLKKESEITWIKWTNESCCT
- the yciO gene encoding putative RNA-binding protein YciO (Evidence 3 : Putative function from multiple computational evidences) yields the protein MAQYLSIHPKNPQSRLINQAVVIIREGGVIAYPTDSSYALGCQIGNKTAQDRIRHIRCVDDNHHFTLVCRDLSELSWYARVDNPVFRLLRSLTPGPYTFILKATHEVPRRLQNPKRKTIGLRVPDHPIARALLIALAEPIMSSTLILPGSREPLADPEEIRDQLDPQIDLIIDGGNCGLEPTTVIDLVDETPVVVRRGKGETTFFE